A genomic stretch from Theobroma cacao cultivar B97-61/B2 chromosome 4, Criollo_cocoa_genome_V2, whole genome shotgun sequence includes:
- the LOC18601670 gene encoding phenolic glucoside malonyltransferase 1 produces the protein MASPHTVKVLGTTRVTPASDSPISATEFSLPLTFFDTLWFKFHPVERIFFYQLNVSNPEYFHSIILPKLKRSLSLTLLHYLPLAGNLRWPSNSPKPIVTYSPNDGVLVKVAESNSNFSLLSGNEIHKALELHSLVPQLMMTDNIAPIIALQITLFPSQGFCVGITAHHAILDGRSTTMFVKSWAYLCKQGNTENSSLPPELTPFYDRSVIKDPSGLDLLYLKQWLAFTSSDSDPNRRSLIIEQNIRDVPDDLVRATFDLSREHIKSLREKVLSKLDKAKPLHLSSFVLTFAYVSTCLIKARGGESDRTVNFGFAADARSRLNPPIPENYFGNCVLGPLASAKAGNFMDENGFATAAELASDMVKELEMNGILEQAEKKLTQFFDVIMETGKQVISVSGSPRFGVYGADFGWGKPRKVVIVSIDRGGAISLAESRDGSALIEIGLALNKHEMKTFASLFLDGLRDL, from the coding sequence ATGGCATCGCCCCATACAGTTAAAGTTCTTGGGACCACTCGAGTCACTCCTGCCTCTGACTCACCAATATCAGCCACTGAATTCTCTCTCCCTCTTACTTTCTTTGACACACTCTGGTTCAAGTTCCATCCAGTAGAGCGCATCTTTTTCTACCAACTCAACGTGTCAAACCCTGAATATTTCCACTCAATTATCCTCCCAAAACTCAAGCGCTCCCTTTCTCTCACTCTCCTCCATTACCTCCCTCTTGCCGGTAACCTCCGATGGCCTTCGAATTCCCCCAAACCCATCGTTACATACAGTCCTAATGATGGAGTTTTGGTCAAAGTTGCTGAGTCTAACTCAAACTTTAGCCTTCTCTCAGGCAATGAAATCCATAAAGCTCTTGAGTTACATTCTTTGGTACCTCAACTAATGATGACTGACAATATAGCACCAATAATTGCTTTGCAAATAACACTCTTTCCTTCTCAGGGTTTTTGCGTTGGGATAACAGCTCACCATGCAATTCTTGATGGTAGAAGTACAACCATGTTTGTCAAGTCCTGGGCTTATCTTTGCAAACAAGGTAACACTGAAAATTCTTCTTTGCCACCAGAGCTAACCCCGTTTTATGACAGGAGTGTTATCAAAGATCCAAGTGGACTTGACTTGTTGTACTTAAAACAATGGTTAGCCTTTACTAGCTCCGATTCGGATCCCAATAGGCGAAGCTTGATAATTGAGCAGAATATCAGAGATGTTCCTGATGATTTGGTTCGTGCCACGTTTGATTTAAGTCGTGAACATATCAAGTCACTTAGAGAAAAGGTTTTGTCTAAGTTGGATAAAGCAAAACCACTTCATTTGTCAAGTTTTGTTCTTACATTTGCCTACGTATCCACTTGTCTAATCAAAGCAAGAGGTGGAGAAAGTGATAGAACGGTTAATTTTGGGTTTGCAGCAGATGCAAGGTCACGTTTAAACCCTCCGATCCcagaaaattattttggtaACTGTGTTTTAGGCCCTTTAGCTTCAGCAAAAGCAGGAAACTTCATggatgaaaatggttttgcCACTGCTGCGGAGCTGGCAAGCGATATGGTTAAAGAGTTGGAGATGAATGGGATTCTTGAACAGGCAGAAAAGAAGCTGACACAGTTTTTTGATGTGATCATGGAAACTGGAAAACAAGTGATTAGTGTTTCCGGGTCACCTCGATTTGGTGTTTACGGGGCAGATTTTGGATGGGGCAAGCCTAGAAAAGTGGTGATTGTGTCCATAGATAGGGGTGGAGCTATTTCTTTGGCTGAGAGTAGAGATGGGAGTGCGCTAATTGAGATTGGTTTGGCATTGAATAAGCATGAAATGAAGACTTTTGcttctttatttttggatGGGCTAAGAGATCTTTAA